The genome window GTGGGAGACCTGGTGGAGGGTGCGGACGGGCTGGTCGACGGCCAGGTCGACCGCGATGAAGCCGTCCTCGATCATCGACAGCACCAGGGCCGTCGTGCCGAGCTTGAGATAGGTGGAGATCTCCGAGAGGTTGGCGTCGCCGATGATCACATGGAGGCGGCGGTACTTCTCCGCGTCCGCGTGGGGTTCGTCGCGGGTGTTGATGATGGGGCGCTTGAGGGTCGTCTCCAGGCCGACCTCGACCTCGAAGTAGTCGGCGCGCTGGCTGAGCTGGAAGCCGTGTTCGTGGCCGTCCTGGCCGATGCCGACGCGTCCGGCGCCGGCGAAGACCTGGCGGGAGACGAAGAACGGCGTGAGGTGGCGCACGATGTCCGAGAAGGCGGTCTCCCGCTTCATCAGGTAGTTCTCGTGCGTGCCGTAGGAGGCGCCCTTGTTGTCGGTGTTGTTCTTGTAGAGGTGGATCGGCTGGGCCCCGGGGAGCTGGGCGGCGCGTTCTGCGGCCTCGGCCATGATGCGTTCGCCGGCCTTGTCCCACAGGACGGCGTCCAGGGGGTTGGTGACCTCCGGGGCGCTGTATTCGGGGTGGGCGTGGTCGACGTAGAGCCGCGCGCCGTTGGTGAGGATGACATTGGCGAGGCCGATGTCCTCGTCGGTGAGCTGGCTGGAGTCGGCGGCCTCGCGGGCTAGGTCGAAGCCCCGCGCGTCCCGCAGCGGGTTCTCCTCCTCGAAGTCCCAGCGGGCCCGGCGGGCCCGGTGCATCGCCGCCGCGTAGGCGTTGACGATCTGGGACGAGGTGAGCATGGCATTGGCATTGGGATGGCCGGGGACGGAGATCCCGTACTCCGTCTCGATGCCCATTACTCGCCGTACGGTCATGCGGCCCTCCTTGCCCGGCGGCGTCCTCGGTCGGGGACGCCGCTCAAGTACCGCTGGCGCTCCGGTGCGTGTGCGGTGCCCGTCCCCGCACTGCGCGACTCGGCGGTACGAAAGAGCCTAGAACGGCTCTGCGCTGGTGGGGAGATCATTTGCGTCATTGCCTCGCTCCGGCTTTACCCGAAAAACAGTCGGCTGCGGGTACCCACTGAGGGCACCCGCAGCCGCCCTGTCTTTTACAGGTACTGTCCGGTGTTCGCCACCGTGTCGATGGAGCGTCCGGTGTCGGCGCCCTGCTTTCCGGTGATCAGGGTACGGATGTAGACGATCCGCTCGCCCTTCTTTCCGGAGATTCGGGCCCAGTCGTCCGGGTTGGTGGTGTTGGGCAGGTCCTCGTTCTCCTTGAACTCGTCCACGCAGGCCTGGAGGAGGTGGGAGACGCGCAGACCCTTCTGGTTCTTGTCGAGGAAGTCCTTGATGGCCATTTTCTTGGCGCGGCCCACGATGTTCTCGATCATGGCGCCGGAGTTGAAGTCCTTGAAGTAGAGGACTTCCTTGTCTCCGTTGGCGTAGGTGACTTCCAGGAAGCGGTTTTCCTCGGTTTCGGCGTACATGTGTTCCACTGCCGTCTGGATCATGCTCTGGACGGTGGTGGACTTGGAGCCGCCGTGTTCGCCGAGGTCGTCCGTGTGGAGCGGAAGGCGCTCGGTGAGGTACTTCTGGAAGATGTCCTTGGCCGCCTCGGCGTCGGGACGCTCGATCTTGATCTTCACGTCGAGCCGGCCGGGGCGCAGGATGGCGGGGTCGATCATGTCCTCGCGGTTCGAGGCGCCGATGACCACGACGTTCTGCAGGCCTTCCACGCCGTCGATCTCGGCGAGCAGCTGCGGGACGATGGTGTTCTCCACGTCCGAGCTGACGCCGGAGCCGCGGGTGCGGAAGAGGGATTCCATCTCGTCGAAGAAGACGATGACGGGGGTGCCCTCGCTGGCCTTCTCCCTCGCACGCTGGAAGACGAGACGGATCTGTCGCTCGGTCTCGCCGACGTACTTGTTGAGGAGTTCGGGGCCCTTGATGTTGAGGAAGAAGCTCTTGCCCTGGGCCTGGCCGGTGACTTCGGCGACCTTCTTGGCCAGTGAGTTGGCCACGGCCTTGGCGATGAGCGTCTTGCCGCATCCGGGGGGTCCGTAGAGCAGGACACCCTTGGGCGGGCGCAGTTCGTGCTCCTTGAACAGGTCCGGGTAGAGGTAGGGGAGCTCGACGGCGTCGCGGATCATCTCGATCTGGTTGCCGAGGCCACCGATCTGCTCGTAGCCGATGTCCGGGACCTCTTCGAGGACGAGTTCCTCGACCTCGCTCTTCGGAACGACCTCGTAGACATAGCCGGAGCGGGGTTCGAGCAGGAGGGCGTCGCCGGGGCGGATGGTGATGTCCAGCAGCGGCTCGGCGAGCCGCACCACCCGCTCCTCGTCGGTGTGACCCTGCACCAGTGCGCGCTCGCCGTCCTCCAGGATCTCCTTGAGGGTGACGATGTCGCCGACGCTCTCGTACTCCATGGCCTCGACCACGTTGAGCGCTTCGTTGAGCATCACTTCCTGGCCGCGCCGGAGCTCTTCCAGGTCGACGCTGGGGCTGACGTTCACCCGGAGCTTTCGGCCCCCGGTGAAGATGTCGGCCGTGCCGTCCTCGTTCGCCGTGAGGAAGACACCGAAGCCGGCCGGGGGCTGTGCGAGCCGGTCGACT of Streptomyces phaeolivaceus contains these proteins:
- the arc gene encoding proteasome ATPase: MAAHDDDMNRGIRPGRGSDDPAGQIAYLEQEIAVLRRKLADSPRHTRILEERIVELQTNLAGVSAQNERLANTLREARDQIVALKEEVDRLAQPPAGFGVFLTANEDGTADIFTGGRKLRVNVSPSVDLEELRRGQEVMLNEALNVVEAMEYESVGDIVTLKEILEDGERALVQGHTDEERVVRLAEPLLDITIRPGDALLLEPRSGYVYEVVPKSEVEELVLEEVPDIGYEQIGGLGNQIEMIRDAVELPYLYPDLFKEHELRPPKGVLLYGPPGCGKTLIAKAVANSLAKKVAEVTGQAQGKSFFLNIKGPELLNKYVGETERQIRLVFQRAREKASEGTPVIVFFDEMESLFRTRGSGVSSDVENTIVPQLLAEIDGVEGLQNVVVIGASNREDMIDPAILRPGRLDVKIKIERPDAEAAKDIFQKYLTERLPLHTDDLGEHGGSKSTTVQSMIQTAVEHMYAETEENRFLEVTYANGDKEVLYFKDFNSGAMIENIVGRAKKMAIKDFLDKNQKGLRVSHLLQACVDEFKENEDLPNTTNPDDWARISGKKGERIVYIRTLITGKQGADTGRSIDTVANTGQYL
- the dop gene encoding depupylase/deamidase Dop, giving the protein MTVRRVMGIETEYGISVPGHPNANAMLTSSQIVNAYAAAMHRARRARWDFEEENPLRDARGFDLAREAADSSQLTDEDIGLANVILTNGARLYVDHAHPEYSAPEVTNPLDAVLWDKAGERIMAEAAERAAQLPGAQPIHLYKNNTDNKGASYGTHENYLMKRETAFSDIVRHLTPFFVSRQVFAGAGRVGIGQDGHEHGFQLSQRADYFEVEVGLETTLKRPIINTRDEPHADAEKYRRLHVIIGDANLSEISTYLKLGTTALVLSMIEDGFIAVDLAVDQPVRTLHQVSHDPTLQRLVTLRSGRTLTAVQLQMEYYELSRKYVEERFGADADDQTKDVLSRWEDTLNRLENDPMSLSGELDWVAKRELMEGYRRRDSLDWDAARLHLVDLQYADVRAEKGLYNRLVARGRMKRLLDEADVDRARTKPPEDTRAYFRGRCLEQYADDVAAASWDSVIFDLPGRDSLQRVPTLEPLRGTRNHVKELLDRCRTAEDLVRVLSGH